Proteins encoded together in one Nostoc sp. PCC 7524 window:
- a CDS encoding bifunctional folylpolyglutamate synthase/dihydrofolate synthase gives MNIDSLLQPFQHFGVNLGLSRIHRLLASIGNPHHQVPVIHVAGTNGKGSVCAYLSSVLTEAGYRTGRYTSPHLVNWTERICLNEQQISAEEFYKLLLEVKTVVNFDDDCPTLFEVVTAAAWLYFAQHQVDVAVVEVGLGGRLDATNVISEPLVTVITSISREHWQQLGNTIAEIAGEKAGIIKAGCPTVVGRLPSDAEKVVRSRAQELQCPVITPQPAQTIHPGWAEYQTIQNTNFIKYPLPLQGQIQLTNSALALATLEILQQKGWQISEAAIINGMAKTKWPGRMQWINWNHHKLLIDGAHNPAAAKVLRDYVDTLNYQNITWVMGMLSTKDHADIFQVLLRPNERLYLVPIPDHSSANTVELANLAHDICPELSDCQTYLDLSSALESACNTKDNLVILCGSLYLIGHFLGNRSIVFDSPH, from the coding sequence GTGAATATAGATTCTCTACTCCAACCATTTCAACATTTTGGCGTTAACCTTGGACTTTCGCGCATTCATAGGCTGTTAGCTAGTATTGGCAATCCTCATCACCAAGTTCCAGTGATTCATGTTGCTGGTACAAATGGCAAAGGTTCTGTATGTGCTTATTTGTCCTCTGTTCTGACTGAAGCAGGTTATCGTACAGGACGCTATACTTCTCCTCATCTAGTAAATTGGACAGAACGTATCTGTCTGAATGAACAGCAAATTTCTGCTGAGGAATTTTACAAGTTATTACTAGAAGTTAAAACGGTTGTAAACTTTGATGATGATTGCCCCACTCTATTTGAAGTCGTGACTGCGGCTGCTTGGTTATATTTTGCCCAGCACCAAGTTGATGTCGCAGTGGTAGAGGTGGGATTGGGGGGACGTTTAGATGCTACTAATGTCATATCTGAGCCGCTTGTGACGGTGATTACTTCCATTAGTCGGGAACATTGGCAGCAGTTAGGTAATACTATTGCTGAGATTGCAGGGGAAAAAGCGGGTATTATCAAGGCTGGATGTCCGACTGTGGTTGGAAGATTACCATCAGATGCTGAGAAAGTGGTGCGATCGCGCGCTCAAGAATTACAATGTCCTGTAATTACTCCCCAACCTGCACAAACAATACATCCAGGATGGGCAGAATATCAAACTATTCAAAATACCAATTTCATTAAATATCCTTTACCTTTACAGGGACAAATTCAATTAACTAATTCGGCTTTGGCTTTAGCTACTTTAGAAATTTTACAACAAAAAGGTTGGCAGATTTCGGAAGCAGCAATAATTAATGGTATGGCTAAAACTAAATGGCCAGGGCGGATGCAATGGATTAATTGGAATCACCACAAATTATTAATTGATGGCGCACATAATCCAGCCGCAGCTAAAGTATTACGTGATTATGTAGACACTCTAAATTATCAAAATATAACTTGGGTAATGGGAATGTTATCCACTAAAGATCATGCCGATATTTTTCAAGTTTTACTACGACCAAATGAGCGATTATATTTAGTACCAATCCCAGATCATAGTTCAGCTAATACTGTAGAATTAGCCAATTTAGCTCATGATATTTGTCCAGAATTAAGTGATTGCCAAACTTACCTAGATTTATCATCGGCTCTAGAATCAGCTTGTAATACTAAAGATAACTTAGTAATTTTATGCGGTTCTTTATATTTAATTGGTCACTTTTTAGGAAACAGAAGTATAGTTTTTGATTCTCCCCATTAA
- a CDS encoding YdcF family protein produces MRGKFTKNSSISPDSKFRKPLQLLQKLVWALCLLFGGWLILITINLVIASSEPVDAFFVLGGSIRREIYIAQKARQDPQIPILISHGSPDPCIWLIFQREATDLHNVWLEKCANSTFENFYYGIPILRRWGVHKVKLITSPTHLPRAQWMAQILLGAHGIWVELDIVQETGVPGNYESSLKTALDITRSLLWAVVSQFIQPPCGNVTKLTDVDMPAWESRGFKCERQGGLRR; encoded by the coding sequence ATGAGAGGCAAATTTACTAAAAATTCATCAATTTCCCCGGATAGCAAATTTCGCAAACCGTTGCAATTGCTACAAAAATTGGTTTGGGCTTTATGTCTGCTATTTGGCGGTTGGTTAATTCTCATTACCATAAACCTAGTTATTGCATCTTCGGAGCCAGTGGATGCCTTTTTTGTCCTTGGCGGTAGTATTCGGCGCGAAATTTATATTGCCCAAAAAGCCAGACAAGATCCACAAATCCCCATTTTAATTTCTCATGGTTCTCCTGACCCATGTATCTGGCTAATTTTTCAAAGAGAAGCAACAGATTTACACAACGTGTGGCTAGAAAAGTGTGCTAATTCCACCTTTGAAAATTTCTATTACGGAATCCCAATTTTACGGAGATGGGGAGTACACAAAGTCAAACTAATCACTTCCCCCACTCACTTACCTCGCGCTCAATGGATGGCGCAAATTCTCTTAGGCGCTCATGGTATTTGGGTAGAATTGGATATTGTTCAGGAAACTGGCGTTCCTGGTAATTATGAGTCTTCATTAAAAACGGCACTGGACATCACACGCAGTTTATTATGGGCGGTTGTGAGTCAATTCATTCAACCCCCATGTGGGAATGTGACAAAGCTTACTGATGTAGATATGCCAGCTTGGGAAAGTAGAGGTTTTAAGTGTGAACGTCAAGGGGGTTTGAGAAGATGA
- a CDS encoding M48 family metallopeptidase has translation MPTYTGISSEAFRHPLDRQAEQALRSLPGFDVIARKFVEFVYERPQLVYLMGNTIQVGPRQYSTIYQMFRECVRDLDIYPEPSLFVQQNPQANSYALGQDHPYIVINTGILDLLNEAEIRAVLAHELGHIKCGHTILIQMAMWAMSAASVFGELTFGIGNFLSQALIYAFFEWRRKAELSADRAALLVIDDLNTVMSSMMKISGGSSQYLNECSLQEFIKQSEKYQALDEDGLNQVYKFLMYNGAQGMMLTHPFPVERVQYLRQWATSSEYQEIRRGNYQRSPASGAVDVTSQTPETEAEILRRQIAELRQEIDRINKSE, from the coding sequence ATGCCAACTTACACAGGAATCTCTAGCGAAGCCTTCCGGCATCCACTAGATCGCCAAGCCGAGCAAGCCTTACGCAGTTTACCGGGATTTGATGTCATCGCTCGTAAATTTGTGGAATTTGTCTATGAACGCCCTCAGTTAGTCTATCTAATGGGCAACACCATCCAAGTCGGGCCGCGCCAATATTCCACGATTTACCAGATGTTTCGAGAATGTGTTAGGGATTTGGACATTTATCCAGAACCCTCTTTGTTTGTACAACAAAATCCGCAAGCGAATAGCTATGCCCTAGGCCAAGATCATCCTTACATAGTTATTAACACAGGAATACTAGACTTACTTAATGAAGCCGAAATTAGGGCAGTGCTAGCCCATGAACTGGGGCATATTAAATGTGGTCATACTATTTTAATTCAAATGGCGATGTGGGCGATGAGTGCCGCTTCTGTCTTCGGGGAATTAACCTTTGGCATTGGTAATTTTTTGTCTCAAGCCTTGATTTATGCCTTTTTTGAATGGCGGCGCAAAGCCGAGCTATCAGCAGATCGCGCAGCATTGTTAGTAATAGATGACTTAAATACCGTCATGTCCTCAATGATGAAGATTTCTGGCGGTAGTAGCCAATATCTCAACGAATGTAGTTTACAAGAATTTATCAAGCAATCAGAAAAGTATCAGGCATTAGACGAAGATGGGCTAAATCAAGTGTATAAATTCTTAATGTACAACGGCGCACAGGGCATGATGCTGACTCATCCTTTCCCTGTAGAAAGGGTGCAGTATCTACGCCAATGGGCAACATCATCAGAGTATCAAGAAATTCGCCGAGGCAACTATCAGCGATCGCCCGCCTCTGGTGCAGTAGATGTCACATCTCAAACCCCAGAAACCGAAGCCGAAATTTTGCGCCGTCAAATTGCAGAATTACGCCAAGAAATTGACAGAATCAACAAATCTGAATAG
- a CDS encoding ATP-dependent DNA helicase gives MIEAEVHLSLHNFLRSQAGFPSWPHHLTMARLVARALRLGRSALIQVGAVCGYQGLYRTSFIASALMWHGPVIIVATEAVQQRLLRVEIPRLQQWLQVNKPIRTGDAWPGSEFQGILLTSPEAWLKKQLTPSNDFPPGIPTIIDGVDDLEDWVREQLTQSIQPQDWDQLILACPYQAETIRNARAQLTQELFKHPANPYECYLISQTEADIFKHLCGALKSVEGLPEVWQKFCQDFSKTNEHSPLPLFWATTARRQGLFSLNYAPIELAESLSPIWQRQPVVLIGSALESETEAPLFRQRLGLDDVTCLKFASDSQSEAIQLYIPYQLPLPNTPEFQAAFIHKVRTLVCLSATAPGLTVLLVGDVPLKAQVGAILAAEFGSRVQVEKTCLDENGILVSGWEFWREHQAVLPAPQLLTIATLPLPSLEHPLVAGRVAHYKRSHQDWFRLFLLPTALNELQRAVAPVRESQGIVALLDSRVVNRSYGSQVLAALSPLARINYLDPSLFAHGNEENSA, from the coding sequence GTGATTGAGGCAGAAGTCCATTTGTCATTACATAACTTCCTGCGATCGCAGGCGGGTTTCCCTTCCTGGCCCCATCACTTAACGATGGCACGGTTGGTAGCACGGGCTTTACGTTTGGGACGTAGTGCTTTAATTCAAGTCGGGGCGGTTTGCGGCTATCAAGGGCTGTATCGCACCAGTTTCATTGCCTCCGCTTTAATGTGGCATGGGCCTGTAATTATTGTAGCCACGGAAGCAGTACAACAACGGTTGTTGCGAGTGGAAATTCCTCGCCTACAACAATGGCTACAAGTCAACAAACCAATCAGAACAGGTGACGCTTGGCCTGGTTCTGAGTTCCAAGGAATACTTCTCACTTCCCCAGAAGCTTGGTTAAAAAAACAGCTCACACCTAGTAATGATTTTCCCCCAGGCATACCTACTATCATTGATGGGGTAGATGATTTGGAAGATTGGGTACGTGAGCAACTTACTCAAAGTATTCAGCCCCAAGATTGGGATCAACTCATCCTCGCTTGTCCTTACCAAGCAGAGACAATTCGCAACGCACGGGCGCAACTAACACAGGAATTATTCAAGCATCCGGCAAACCCCTACGAATGCTATTTAATTTCCCAGACAGAAGCTGATATCTTCAAGCATCTGTGTGGAGCTTTAAAATCTGTCGAGGGCTTACCAGAAGTTTGGCAAAAATTCTGTCAAGACTTCTCAAAAACCAATGAGCATTCTCCCTTGCCTCTGTTCTGGGCGACTACTGCCCGGCGGCAAGGCTTATTTTCTTTAAATTATGCGCCAATTGAGTTGGCTGAAAGTCTCTCCCCCATTTGGCAACGGCAACCAGTGGTATTAATTGGTAGTGCCTTAGAGTCAGAAACTGAGGCTCCTTTGTTTCGTCAACGTTTGGGTTTGGATGATGTCACTTGCTTGAAGTTTGCTTCTGATAGCCAATCAGAAGCCATTCAGCTATACATCCCTTACCAATTACCCCTACCCAATACGCCGGAATTTCAAGCAGCATTTATTCATAAGGTGCGAACTTTAGTATGTTTAAGTGCCACAGCACCAGGATTAACAGTATTACTGGTGGGAGATGTGCCACTCAAGGCGCAAGTGGGAGCTATTCTCGCCGCCGAGTTTGGTTCACGGGTGCAGGTAGAAAAAACTTGTTTGGATGAAAACGGGATTTTAGTAAGTGGTTGGGAGTTTTGGCGAGAGCATCAAGCAGTCTTACCTGCGCCCCAATTGTTAACGATCGCCACTTTACCCTTACCATCTTTAGAACATCCCCTTGTAGCTGGCAGGGTAGCTCATTACAAGCGATCGCATCAAGATTGGTTCCGGTTATTTCTCTTGCCTACCGCCTTGAATGAATTACAACGAGCTGTAGCACCTGTGCGCGAAAGTCAAGGTATTGTAGCTTTACTGGATAGTCGTGTTGTCAACCGTAGCTATGGCTCTCAAGTTCTGGCAGCCTTAAGTCCTTTGGCACGAATTAACTATCTTGATCCGAGTTTATTTGCTCATGGCAATGAGGAAAATTCTGCTTAA
- the ctpB gene encoding carboxyl-terminal processing protease CtpB — translation MNQSAKRHSPLQFALIGGAIATTATVSVFGPAWTRSVRAALQDSPKTLVDQVWQIVNSEYVDGNFNQKDWLAIRQSLLSKEYSSKEEAYVAIREALQQLNDPYTRFMDPKQFEALTSQTSGEVSGIGIRMELNEQTKRLTVVETIENSPALKAGIKAGDEILAIDGKSTQQMKIDDASKLIRGKAGSNITLQLGRRGRSAFDVKLTRANIEVPTVHSTLKQEGNRRIGYIRLREFSGHAADQMRRAIRDLNGKKVDAFVLDLRGNPGGLLQASVEIARMWLDDGGIVRTVNRRGVNENTRANRTALTKLPLAILVDGNSASASEILTGALKDNKRAVVIGSQTFGKALVQSVHELSDGSGLAVTIAHYYTPNGTDINKKGITPDIKLELTEAQERQLATNPNLIGTQSDPQYSRAIAILSNNNFAQPLFNQPSQPLSIGIKDWKF, via the coding sequence ATGAACCAATCTGCGAAACGTCACTCGCCACTCCAATTCGCCCTAATTGGAGGAGCGATCGCCACAACGGCCACTGTATCTGTATTTGGTCCCGCTTGGACTCGTAGTGTTCGCGCTGCCCTACAGGACAGTCCCAAAACATTAGTTGACCAAGTATGGCAAATAGTAAATAGTGAATATGTTGACGGCAACTTTAATCAAAAAGATTGGCTAGCAATAAGGCAAAGCCTATTAAGCAAAGAATACTCATCTAAAGAAGAAGCTTATGTAGCAATTCGGGAAGCTTTACAACAGTTGAACGATCCATACACCAGGTTCATGGATCCGAAGCAGTTTGAAGCTTTGACAAGTCAAACTTCTGGGGAAGTGTCTGGTATTGGCATCCGCATGGAACTAAATGAACAAACCAAGCGTTTGACAGTTGTAGAAACCATAGAAAATTCCCCAGCTCTGAAAGCAGGCATTAAAGCAGGCGATGAAATTTTGGCGATTGATGGCAAATCTACTCAGCAGATGAAAATAGATGATGCCTCCAAATTAATTCGCGGTAAGGCAGGTAGTAACATCACACTACAGTTAGGACGCAGAGGACGTAGTGCTTTTGATGTGAAGCTGACACGGGCAAATATTGAAGTGCCAACAGTGCATTCTACCCTCAAGCAAGAAGGAAACCGCCGTATTGGTTACATTCGTTTGCGTGAGTTTAGTGGCCACGCCGCAGATCAAATGCGCCGAGCTATCCGGGATTTGAATGGTAAAAAAGTTGATGCCTTTGTATTAGATTTACGCGGCAATCCTGGCGGTTTATTGCAGGCGAGCGTTGAAATTGCCCGGATGTGGTTAGATGACGGTGGTATTGTCCGCACCGTTAACCGTAGGGGGGTCAACGAAAATACTAGAGCTAATCGCACTGCTTTGACAAAACTTCCCTTAGCCATATTGGTTGATGGTAATTCCGCTAGCGCCAGTGAAATTCTCACAGGTGCGCTCAAAGATAATAAGCGAGCAGTAGTAATTGGCTCTCAAACCTTTGGCAAAGCTTTAGTACAGTCAGTGCATGAACTCTCAGATGGTTCTGGATTGGCTGTTACCATTGCCCACTACTACACCCCCAATGGCACAGATATTAATAAGAAGGGAATTACCCCAGATATCAAATTAGAGTTAACAGAAGCCCAAGAGCGTCAGCTAGCAACTAACCCAAATCTGATTGGGACTCAGAGTGATCCTCAATATAGCCGAGCGATCGCCATTTTATCGAATAACAACTTTGCCCAACCACTATTCAACCAGCCTTCTCAACCGTTGAGTATTGGTATCAAAGACTGGAAATTTTAA